The Osmerus eperlanus chromosome 20, fOsmEpe2.1, whole genome shotgun sequence DNA segment CAGTCGATTTTATCGGTGGGTTTGACTCCTATGGTTATCAGCCCCCACAAAAAACCTCCCATCTTCAACTGCAGCCTCTGTACACGTAGGTAACTTGAATATTCATTCGTATGATCATGAAAACAAGAAACTCCAAATTGTCTGCCTATTCAACTTAGTTACCAAGCTGTAATCCTCAGGATTATGACTGATTTATTGTGCTGACCGACTGTTTCACTCTCCCCGTCCCAGTGCCGGGTAGGTGTATGTGGCGCCCCCATGAGGCCAGACGCTGAAGGTACCACAGCGGATGGAGTcagttgccatggaaacactCACTGTCTGTGTCACAATTCAACGGAGCAATGGACTCACCTTCCAGAaagaaagctgtgtgtgtgtgtatcagagagaGTTTGTGAGATTGATGTCCCTATATAGAATGTATAGAGCTCAGGGGGGGAACTAGCTCCTCCaggggagtgagtgaggggggggtgggcgaagggggtgagggtggtcaGTGACAATGAGACACTTGTAAGGACATTTAGGAGGACACCCTTCACTAAAACAGCCAGCTCTTCACACTTCACACTATCACTATCGTCTGTGTGGGTTGGGTGGTGGCAGAGTAgattgaggggggagggagggggggggggtgttgagctCTACAGGACTAGTTGATGCTTGGTGGATTAAGCCCTGGACTCTTCTGTGAGGTGCCTCTGTGTTTTTGGGTCACATGGGCCACGGCTCTTCATGTTGTCGTTTTAGAATGTTATGATGTCATAATAGAGCAGTCGTACCAACGCCAAATTCCTAACCTGTCCCTTTCCCTAATCAAATCCTCACCAGTTTTTAAACCAACACCAGAAATTCAACTCAGTACAATACAGACGCTTCCTTGTACCCGTGCTGTAATCTATAGGCATATGGGTGGTCTAAGCAATAGAGAGGATGTCCTCTACCAGGAATTAGATTCCTCTTGTCCAGTTTCAATTCAGGGTGGGGGGAACTCCCCATCAAGGAATGCTAGCTAATAAAGACTATTAGGACACACATTAGTGGATGTGCTGGTCTTACGTCGCAGCAACATTCAGCTAGGTCTTGGAACAGTTGGCCcaggcatgtacagtaagtggtGGATTTGATTAGATCTACTTGGAATTTGGATGGGTTTGGAATCAGGCTTTAGTGTCAACATGGGGAAAGCAGTGGGGGTTCTTGTGCATGTAAATAACCAGCTGATGATTGTTTGTTGATTTGTGTTGAGCGAGACGGAAAGGGGAGGGCACACGTCTTGTGCTGTCACCTTGAATAAGCTCCAGAAATGTGCTCCTCTTtgcctgcttctctcctccttgtagcctttctttcctttctccgATGGAATGGCTGTTCTGTGCTGAATATGTTGGTGCGATGGATGAATGAGTCATTCCACCAACATATGGTGAGAAAGGTACCATTTGTTGCTAGGGGGGAGGAAGCGAGTATACAGAAGGTTGttaggaggagagaaaaggtgtTTCTGAGTTGTTTGAttgaaagaggaagacaggtGTGAGGTTAATCTCTCATTTGTTTGTAGTCAGAAAGTTTGgagaaataaaaacaaaaaaaaaaaaaaaagtcctcaGTTGTCATCTGTCAATGTCTGACCACTGTAATAAAATTACTACTGAGAGATGGCTGCGGGTCGATACCGCCTTCACTAAAATAGGCTTACATGTTGGTCACAACAAAATATAACTGTCATATGTTTACGAATAAGACTACTGTCTGAACACCGTTAACTCACAAAATATCCAAATGAGCAAAAACAAAGTCTAGTTTAATTGCTCTGGTAATAGTTGACTGTTCCATACTTTCACACCGGTCATTTACATTCCAGCGGCCTAACGGAGCATCCATCCACACACCAGGTGACTGTGGTGCAGCACGTTACCATGGCTGCTGGGCTTCACTCTTTACCCTACCCCGAACATTCTGCACCTACCGCACATCATTTATCATAGGAAAACCGTCAGGCCTGGCTATTAAATATAATAACGGCCTTCACTGGAATCGTGCCATATCTCTGGGTGTGCTTTGCCCATTGACAAATCTGTTATATCTATAACCGATCTTTATAATTGTGTATGTTTATTTCGACCCATATAGACACAACAAAGGGACCAAAGCGACCCTCCCCTCTCGGTTGGCGCAATGAACCGCACGATCTACTCATTTGTTCCCATCATGCAGCGCTCTCGCCTGCTCCCATCGAGCCGCCATGTTGTCGGAGTGAAAGCCTGGAAGTCGGAGAGAAACTGGGGCTGAAATCCGCGACCATCCACCCTCTCCGCCTGTAAGTATCACTAACCCACGGATACGGTTGTTCTTTGCACCTATTCACGTACACATCGCTTGGTATATTGTTGTGGTCGAGGTTAGAATGAAGTATCTATGGAGTATTTTAAGTATGTGCAGCCGCCTTCTCTCTCAGCTGCCTCTTCCTCCGTTGTGTCGGTCTTCCGTCCCAGACAACCTGGGCCTTTGTTAGAGTCCGCGTCATGGGGACCTGTAGAGCCGCAAGCACGGCAGATATGGTTCGAGTCTCCAATGCTCCACAATGGGTTGTCGTTGTCGGATCTTCCCTGCAGTGTAATGTCTGGGCAGTGTCTGCTCTGGGTCTGACTAGGCAGAGCTTGTTTTAGGGAGGCCGTTATTGTTAGCAGTAATGTTAGACATGGGTAATGAAACCGTATCAATTATATGGCAAGAATCAATATATCTGATTGTCAACACTACTTTGAATAAATGTCTTCGATATACAAATTTTATACAGCTTCATACGGATTTTCACGTGTTAATTGATTCGGTCCTCCTTTGTTTAGTGGGATGTTTTGATGTGCGCCGCCTGTCAATGTAACCTGCTAGGTGGCTAATGACAACTGTTCCTCCGTTTGTATTGTCACACCCTAAAAGCAAGTTTCTGGTAGATTGATCCCAGGAATTGAACAATGATTAACCTACATATGGACAAAAAAGCCTATTTCCGGGTGGTGAACATGTAACCGCCGGGGTGCGCTTTGCTGAGGGAACTGCCGCTGATGTTTTGGATTTCCGGGTGTTTCTCGTTAATGGTACCTAGCCATCTGTAATTCAAGGAAAGACAAGAATTGCCGTTGTTCTAGGATGTGGTGTGTAGCAAGTATACCACAATAGCTATTTCGTGGTGGTACGCCTGTCTGTGTCGCTTTTTCCTGTCTTGTTTTTTATTGATGCATCTCCATGGTGGTTAGCTATCTATCTAAGTTAGCTGAACAGCTAGCAACATCGACTGTTGCCCCTTTGAAGGGGGCGTGCGCGCTCCTGGTGTTTTCCAGCGTTTTGAGTTTTCCGCATGAATCGTAAACAGCGTGTGATTTTTACTACATTGATGTCTCTTATTTATGTACAAAATGTGCATGTTATCTTGTGCCAGGTCCATTCCACCAAAGGCCCACAAGAGTGCACAGCCCAGCCTTAATGTAACTTttagtcgccccccccccccacacacacacacaatatttctTTATGTACAACGAACTGTAATAATTAATGCTGCATTACCCCAGTTCTGGTCTATGCACTGTTGCTGAAGCTTGCTGTGTTGATGATCTGTGATATGTACAATGTCATGTTGCATATTAGGAATGAAAGTGCCAGTTGCTTTTAATTTAAGGGCAGAAGTTAGGTGGATACCAAGTATTTGACTCTGGAGATCCCCTCTCAATGGGGTCCTAAGGTTTCTAAGTGAAAATGAAATCTAGTCGAATCGCTTGGCTCAAGCTTTAAGGGAATATAGTACAGCACATTAACCGAAATATGTTCCAAGCAATTGAGTTGTGTGGGATGATTCACGATTCTCCAGTGCGCAGTTTTAAATTAAAGTGATAATTCACTCTCAATTTAGGTTTGTCAGATATTTTCATTCCCCATATGCAAATAGTCATCTCAGGACCATGTGAGTGCCGCATCTAAAATGGGAGAGTAATTACATCAAATTAGGTGGTGACATTATAGTATCCTGTTAAATGTTAAGCCACTATGCTTTTGCAACACACACTATGTACTTTGCCTTTGTCTTTGCCTTTGTCTTCCTTCATTAAGATCAAGACAGAGTATGATACTAGAGAATTGAtcactttttgtgtgtgtgtgtaaagtgtgtgtttattcacTCCTAGGCTGTGGTGgaatgagcagtgtgtgtgtgttgaagaggAAAGCAGTGCTCTGGCAGGATTCGTTCAGCCCCCACCTCAGAACTACATCGCCCAGCATGCCCGTGGTGCTGAGCAGCGGAGGACACGCCCCCCAGGTCGGGCAGACcccccaggccccgccccctagCCAGCAGGTAACACACCAGCCTATGGAGACGCTCATTCTTTCAGGTGTTGACTGATGCGGAGTAAAGCACTgaagcctgcgtgtgtgtggtgcgtctcAGGGTGTGGCGGGTGCGGGGCGTTCCCAGGACGATGCCATGGTGGATTACTTCTTCCAGAGGCAGCACGGAGAGCAGCCAGGGAAGCACCGCTGGCCCACTGGTGACAACATCCACGATAGCCAGGTGGGTGACGTGATGGtgggtgtcagatggctgagcggttaaggaatcgggctaccaatcagaaggttgctggttcgattcccggctgtgctttattacgttgtgtccctgggcaaggcacttcaccttacttgcctcgggggaatgtccttgacttactgtaagtcgctctggataagagcgtctgctaaatgtaatgtaatgatggCATGCAGATACGACACACTTGGCATTTTGTCTCTGGGGCCTTGGATGGGTGTTTTTGTGCTACACTGTCTTCTAAATGcaatatgaggtgtgtgtgtgttgctgactgGTGAGCGTCCCTCGCAGGTGCGCTCCATGGACGAGCTGAACCATGACTTCCAGGCTCTCGCGTTAGAGGGGCGTGCCATGGGAGAGGTGAGTAACACCACGGGTTcgctttttgtttagtttttttgaaAGCTTGcaagttttttttccccctacAAGATGGAAACATAATCTGACACCTtgtggtctccctccctctttttctctctctctctccccttccatctcatgctctctctgttgctctgtctctctctctcatgtcctctctctctctcatgttctctctctctctctctccccccccccccccccccatgtctctcTATAGCAGCTCCTGACGGGTAAGAAGTTCTGGGAGACTGATGACTCTGGGAAGGATGGACCAAAAGGCATATTCCTGGACCAGTGGAGGGACAGCGCATGGGGAGCCTCAGGTGGGTTTGGGCTGTAGCAGATCAACCCAAGATATCATGTGACGAACAACGTTGGCTGAACAACTTGGAGACTGTATATTCATATAGACTTCCTTCTACTTGACCAGATCATTCGGTGTCTCAGCCAATCATGGTCTCTCGTCGGCCAGGGCAAGGCTTCCATGGCGGTGGGGAGGTAGGGGTTGGCTCTGTGATGTCGCCCAGGTCAGAGAGCGGAGGTTTGGGGGTCAGCATGGTTGAatatgtcctctcctcctcacccgctGAAAAACTGGACTCCTGCCTTCGCAAAGGACCTTATGTGAGTTCATCATTCCTCTCCCCctaaaagggggttctttacTGAGATAAGGAGAGTTCTTAGGATTTAGACAAACAAATATTTAATCGATAGTTTTTACCCTTTACCTTCACATTTGTCAGTCACTCTTTGGCTGCCTCAGCCCTCACACTCAGTCCCTCTCACGCAGggtcagagggatggagaggtggaagaggagaagagggagaagccGAAAGCTGTGTTCGAAGGAGACAAACTGAAGGAGCTcggggagggggatggtgacGTCATCAGTGATGTCATCAACCCCAACGGGCTGCCCGCGCAGAACGGTCTGGATGTGGATGTCAAAGACTTTGGGTAGGCGAACACACaactcacacatgcactccTGCTGACAGGAAAAAAATTATCTCTAAATTtagcttccttctctccctccttctcctccctccctccctccctccctccctccctccctccatctgcagTCGTAACCAAGGCAACATGCCAGCCCCTGGGCCGGAGGGGGATCTGCTGGGGGGCCCGGGGGCTTTAGGTGGGGATGGAATGGCTCAaatggggggaggcgggggtcaGAAACCCCCCGACGACTTCTCTGGTGTGGAGCAGGGGGGCGTGTCCATGGACCAAATGGAGTCGGTGATGGAGCCTCTGCAGTTTGACTACAACTCCCAGATGCCCATGGACTCCGCCCCCACTGTCGGCCTGTTTGACTACACCAACCAGCAGCAGGTGTGTCCTGGACAACTGGTGATTACTTTGGAGAATTCTACTAATACGATAAGtatcacaaaaacaaacaagtgtgtgtgggggggccagAGGCGTGTTCCTTTGCACATTTCTAACATATCTGTGTAATATATaaacggggtgtgtgtgtgtgtgtgtgcgtgtgtgcacagctgttccagagaCCCAACGCCCTGGCAGTCCAGCAGCTGACAgcagcccagcagcagcagtatgCTCTGGCTGCCGCCCAGCAGTCTCacattggtgagtgtgtgtgtgtgtgtgtgatagttagAACTTGAGTTTGAAAGTATCACACAGTATTAACTGAATTAGCCTTGTCCTTCTGCACCCTTCCATGATTGGTCAGGTCTGGCCCCAGCGTTTGTCCCCAACCCTTACATCATCAGCGCCGCGCCGCCGGGGACTGACCCGTATGCTGCAGGCCTCGCTGCCGCGGCAACGctaggtgagacacacacgcacacaaaacaaTATGGAGCCACCGAGACAACTTCTGAAGCTCCCTGCCTCTTCTGACTGTGATGTGACTTcctcatggacacacacacacaccacacacatacacacacacacacacacacacacacacacacacacacacacacacacacacacacacacacactgactagtATTCTCTGCAGGCCCGGCGGTGATGCCCCCCCAGTACTATGGCGTGACCCCCTGGGGTGTGTACCCTGCTAACCTGTTCCAACAGCAGGCTGCTGCAGCCAACAACTCGGCCAATCAGCAGGCAGCGGGGCAGGCCCAGCAGAACCAACAGCAGGTCAGTGTTCTGTGGTAGTCCCGCCCCCTTGCTGTTGGCTGGTTTTCAGTTTTGCTCCCATTTTGGTTGCTAATGGCGGTTTGTGTCCCAGGTGATGCGTGGGGGAGGCAACCAGAGACCTTTGACCCCAAGTCAGGGGCAGCAGGGGCAGCAGAACGATCAGCTGGTCGCCGCGGCAGCGGTCAATTCTGCCCTTGCCTTTGGACAGGGGCTGGCTGCTGGGGTTCCCGGTAAGTTTCAGGATCAAacatgcagatgtgtgtgtacacacacacacacattgtgcttAAACCCTTTACCGTCTCCTGTTGTGTGCAGGCTACCCAGTTCTTGCGCCGGCGGCCTACTATGACCAGACGGGGGCGCTGGTGGTCAACACTGGGGCTCGTAGCGGCCCTGTCCGCCTGATGACCCCCGCCTCTGTCATCATATCGCCCTCTGCAGCACAGGCAGGTAATGTATACGCCCTGTCACGCCCCTGTGCACATGCTTACTAACACCTTTACTCACACGAGCCATCGTCTCGTTGGCCTGTGTTGTTTTAAACGTTTTCCCGTTTCCCCTTTCGCTGTCTTCCCTGTCCCTCTAGTTGCAGCTGCGGCGGCCTCAGCCAATGGGCCCAACGGCGGTCTTGGGGGCGGGGCCAACGGTCCCTTCCGTGGCATGACTTCCCAGCAGCCTCAGCAACAAGGGGGCGGGGCTCTCGGAGGAAGCTCCTTTTATGGTTCTTCctctctcagctcctcctcccagagctcctccctcttctctcaggGCTCCGCCCAGCCCGGCCCTGGCTCCGCCTCCTTAGGGTTTGGCCAGGcaggctcctcctctctgggacCGTCACTGGGAGCTACGCTGGGGGGGTTTGgcactgcaggtgtgtgtaagtTTGTGTGAAAGCGTCGCGTAGTTACTTACTGGCTTTTCGGTGGGTGAGTCTAATTGTAGTTGTAAGAGATGGACAGGGCAGTTCATTATCCATGTGCTTCCATGATTCTAAATGAtgttctctgtctccatctagtGGCCAACTCCAGCGGTGGCAGTGGCTCCAGACGTGACTCCCTGACTGGCAGCAGCGACCTGTACAAGCGCACgccctccagcctcactcccaTTGGCCACGGAGGCTTTTATAACGGAGCCCTGGGCTTCAGCTCCTCCCCTGGGCCGGTGGGAATGCCCCTGCCCAACCAgggcccctcccactccctcacccccccgcccTCACTATCCAATCACAGCTCTTCATCCAACCTCAACCTTGGTGAGTGCGTGTTTATACCATCAATCTGCTCTCCTAGCTGCTTCTGGCAGTGTTTGGCATTCTCAGGACATTCTTTGGCTTGCTTGTCGTAGACATCTGGTTGTAACACTGGACACTGGTGCCTTTGTTCTTTGTTCTGCAATATATCAAACACCTGTATTTCAAACATCTTTAACTAATTCTGGAACCTGAATAATATTCCTATAATTCTATTTTCCACTCAGTATGATGAACAAGAGTTCTCTTAACAGCCTCCACCGTCCCTGCTGTTCTATCTCTATATCGTCGCTCGTTATCCAATTAACAGCgacctcaccctcctctgtcCCGCCCCTCCCAGGAGGCCTGACCAATGGCAGTGGCCGTTTCATCTCCGCAGCGCCGGGGGCGGAGGCTAAGTACCGCAGCGccagctccggctcctccctcttctctcccagcAGCCAGCTCTTCCCGTCGTCACGGCTACGCTATGGGATGTCGGACGTGATGCCGTCGGGTCGGAGTCGGCTGCTGGAGGACTTCCGAAACAACCGCTACCCCAACCTGCAGCTGAGGGAGATCGCTGGGCACATCATGGAGTTCAGTCAGGACCAGCACGGCAGCAGGTAGAGGTTCACACACGACACACCTCAGCACAAGGTatacaaacacatttacatttaattacatttagtcatttagcagacgctcttatccagagcgtcttacagtaagtacagggacatccccccgaggcaagtagggtgaagtgccttgcccaaggacacaacgtcattttgaacgGCCGGGgttcaaaccggcaaccttctaattaatggtccgattccctaaccgctcagccatctgactcccaacaCAAAcaagtcaaatgtatttataaagcacatttaaaaacaacttaTGTTGACCAAGTGCAGTACAGTCAAACCATATAACCAACTAGACATATTTATAGGACATGACAAACATATACAAAAATTCCTACCCAATTGCAGActcaaatgcaaaaaaaaaagatagttCTTAAGGTGGGATTTAAAAACGTTGCTACTTGTAGAGGACCTGATATATAAAGGTAGGCTGTTCCACAACTGGAGCAGCCACAGAAAAGGCACAATATCCTTTAAACTTCAAACGTGACTGTGGAATGCACAGAAGCAGTTTGTTGGACGACCTACGTGTGTTTGAGGAAGAGTGCTGGTTAAGGAGGTCAAATcattcaaatcaaataaaagaaCCTTAAAATCAATCCTATATTTAacaggtagccagtggagagaggccAGTACAaacaacatgcatacacaccacAAAACCATTCAATTTCTGTGATGATATTGTGATGAAACGCAAACTTGATGCCAAGTACTAATAGATTagtatacagatacacacacacactctgatgctgttaacacatgcacacttccAGTGTTCCGGACAGGCACCAGCTGGGCCTAACCCTTAGATCAACACAGTGGGCTGAAAGAGGCCAGGGCACGGTTTGGGACTGGGCCACGGTTTCTGGGTCTGGCAGTGTTGAAACATGCCTTGGAGAGCCAGGGATGTTCTATAAATAAACCATGATGTCCATCTGCACATTCCACATCTTATCCCCTCGCTCTCTTCaacttgtctccccccccccgcctctgggcttcctctccttctcactcatcCCCCTCTTCAACGCTGTCTCCACCTCCTCGGTCCTCTTCTCACCTCACTTCTCTGCACATTTTCTCACTCGCTCCCCCTCTCAGTTTTAGCGGCATTCCTCCCTGCCAAGTTTATccagtggagaagagagagactccAGGACCAGTTCTGTTGGATGCATCCCTCACTAACcccgccaccaccacccctctccaccacccctctctcaaCTGTTTAACCTCTCTAcccccgccaccaccaccaccacctcccccacacacagtcttgcgctctccccccccccctctctccctccctctctccactcttaTGAATGTGTCCTGTTGCTCTGGTctggtagtgtgtgtctgtgtgctcacccctccctctcctccgccagGTTCATTCAGCTGAAACTGGAGCGTGCCAGTTCAGCAGAGCGCCAGCTGGTCTTCAGCGAAATCCTCCAGGCAGCCTACCAGCTCATGGTGGACGTGTTCGGAAACTACGTCATCCAGAAGTtctttgaggtgtgtgtgtgtgtgtgtgtgttagaaaagCCGGCAAGTGTCATCAAACCGTGTTTTGAGAAAAGGATGTCTGACCAGTGGGTGGATGTGCGTGGGTAATTAACATGTCCATGTTCTGCGTGTGTCTCCAGTTTGGCAGTCTGGACCAGAAGCTGGCCCTGGCTGAGAGGATCAGGGGTCACGTCCTGTCTCTGGCCCTGCAGATGTACGGCTGCAGGGTCATCCAGAAGGCCCTCGAGTTCATCCCCTCTGACCAGCAAGTCATAGTATGtacagtgtgtcagagagagggagagggggagagagagctcttcAGAGGAAGACCTGACAGGATGGTTCTTCATtccttttccccttctctccttagAGCGAGATGGTGCGAGAGTTGGATGGTCACGTGCTGAAGTGTGTGAAGGATCAGAACGGGAATCACGTGGTTCAGAAGTGCATCGAGTGTGTTCAGCCTCATGCCCTGCATTTCATCATAGACGCCTTTAAGGGACAGGTCAGGACATGCacttccaccacacacacacacacacacacaaactcttccATCACCGACACCTTGGAGGGACATTTGAGTTGCTATAGCAACCCAGACTGTAGCCCGTTGGCAGCCATCTTCTATCCTCTGGCTAAATGTCAGAATTAACataatgcgtgtgtgtttgtgagcatgtgtgtgtgtgtgtgggagagaattTGACAGTTTGAAGCTCAGTGAGTCTTTAAATAGTGAATGGATTTAGTGTTTATGGGAGCTGAGATCATGCAATATCCACGACTAAACCGCCATCCTGTCACTCTGGCTCTATCAAACATTGTTTGcgtgggaggaaagagaggattgTATTTGCTGTGGGGCGGTGAGGTGTGACTCAGAcaagtgtgtgtaggtaggaaGATTAGATGAACCTGTGTGTTTCGTTCCCAGGTGTTTGCCCTCTCAACCCACCCCTACGGCTGCAGAGTCATCCAGCGCATTCTAGAACACTGCCTTCCGGAACAGACCCTGCCTATACTAGAAgaactacaccaacacacagagcagctggtgcaggtaatacacacacacacacacacacttctctgcaACCCCCATACACTTCAAAGATAGTCCTTTCCACAAAGTGTTCAGCAATATCTAATAAATTATTGAAAGTGACAAGAATGTACATACTGCCTTGTTGAGTGAGTCCTGAGTGTACAgtgtgtaactctctctctgtgtgtggttgtgcgcaGGACCAGTATGGTAACTACGTGATCCAGCACGTATTGGAGCATGGAAGAGCCGAGGATAAGAGCAAGATAGTGGCTGAGATCAGAGGAAACGTGTTGGGACTCAGCCAACACAAGTTTgcaaggtaaaacacacacaccacacacgcacacacacactgttcccgcCCTCTCCTCACGCTCACGCccgctctctcacccccccgtgTGGCAGCAACGTGGTGGAGAAGTGTGTGACCCACGCGTCGCGGGCGGAGCGGGCCGTGCTGATAGACGAGGTGTGCAGCCTGACGGAGGGGCCTCACAGTGCCTTATACACCATGATGAAGGACCAGTATGCCAACTACGTGGTGCAGAAGATGATCGACGTGGCTGAGCCCAGCCAGCGCAAGATCGTCATGcacaaggttgtgtgtgtgtgtgtgtggctgctacAGTCAAGGTACCCTGTATGTAGCCTGTCTTGAGTTCTGAGGTAGATGGGATGAGTCACACAAGGTTGCTAGGAATTTGTAGCTGGGATTTCCGTATGGTCCCAAAGCGGCGTTCATGCTGTTGCTCTCGAGCCACCGTGATGAATAACTGTTGTTTTCTccgtcctgctctcctcctcgtcaGATCCGGCCTCACATCTCCACTCTGAGGAAGTACACGTACGGGAAACACATCCTGGCCAAGCTGGAGAAGTACTACATGAAGAACGGTGTGGACCTGGGCCCCCTCTGCGGCCCCCCCAACGGCATCATGTAACACTCCAGCCGTCCACCCCAAgccctacacctccacacagcaTCATGTCAAACAACCCTGTGTCCTAcaaacccctccctccattctgaATCATTACGTACCGGCCCCCTGCCTAGTCACTAGTTACCTAGCCTATAGCAGGCAtcatgtaaccccccccccccccacctccccaacacTTCTTCTCGCCTCGTTGGaagccttgttttttttttttttcggacCCCttctctgagggagggagggagggagggagggagggagggagggagggagggagggggggagggagggagggagggagggagggggaggtgagactactcccacccacccctcctttctgtttgtttatttttttgaatagactaaaaataataatttcactttttttttgctACTGCTTCACAAAGTCCTGATCCTTCACCAAGTAGCAACCACTATGAGATGGATCGAGTATTTAATTTGTCTGACGTCACAATCATAGACACGCCGTTGGCTAACCAGCAGAAAGATCATTTAGCATGGGAGATTCGTTTCTGGTCTTGCTTCTATAAATATAACGTGTATACTTGGTGTAGACctttgcatatatatatatataaatatatatataaaactttgtagtttttctgGTTTTTGATGTTGAATCTGTATCTATAATGTATCctagtagtgaccacatacttCTGACTGTATAATTGTACATTTGTAAACCCTTGTAATGTAAAAGTGCTTTACCACCCTTTTTGGTATGagaagaaaatgaaaaacttcaCAAAAAAAAATCTCTTAGAAACATTTCAGTGTATATTCTCACCTCCTTGGTTGTGACATATGAGTTGTTGTATATTGTAAATTGTAATATCAaatttttgttttg contains these protein-coding regions:
- the pum1 gene encoding pumilio homolog 1 isoform X1; this translates as MSSVCVLKRKAVLWQDSFSPHLRTTSPSMPVVLSSGGHAPQVGQTPQAPPPSQQGVAGAGRSQDDAMVDYFFQRQHGEQPGKHRWPTGDNIHDSQVRSMDELNHDFQALALEGRAMGEQLLTGKKFWETDDSGKDGPKGIFLDQWRDSAWGASDHSVSQPIMVSRRPGQGFHGGGEVGVGSVMSPRSESGGLGVSMVEYVLSSSPAEKLDSCLRKGPYGQRDGEVEEEKREKPKAVFEGDKLKELGEGDGDVISDVINPNGLPAQNGLDVDVKDFGRNQGNMPAPGPEGDLLGGPGALGGDGMAQMGGGGGQKPPDDFSGVEQGGVSMDQMESVMEPLQFDYNSQMPMDSAPTVGLFDYTNQQQVCPGQLLFQRPNALAVQQLTAAQQQQYALAAAQQSHIGLAPAFVPNPYIISAAPPGTDPYAAGLAAAATLVFSAGPAVMPPQYYGVTPWGVYPANLFQQQAAAANNSANQQAAGQAQQNQQQVMRGGGNQRPLTPSQGQQGQQNDQLVAAAAVNSALAFGQGLAAGVPGYPVLAPAAYYDQTGALVVNTGARSGPVRLMTPASVIISPSAAQAVAAAAASANGPNGGLGGGANGPFRGMTSQQPQQQGGGALGGSSFYGSSSLSSSSQSSSLFSQGSAQPGPGSASLGFGQAGSSSLGPSLGATLGGFGTAGVLANSSGGSGSRRDSLTGSSDLYKRTPSSLTPIGHGGFYNGALGFSSSPGPVGMPLPNQGPSHSLTPPPSLSNHSSSSNLNLGGLTNGSGRFISAAPGAEAKYRSASSGSSLFSPSSQLFPSSRLRYGMSDVMPSGRSRLLEDFRNNRYPNLQLREIAGHIMEFSQDQHGSRFIQLKLERASSAERQLVFSEILQAAYQLMVDVFGNYVIQKFFEFGSLDQKLALAERIRGHVLSLALQMYGCRVIQKALEFIPSDQQVISEMVRELDGHVLKCVKDQNGNHVVQKCIECVQPHALHFIIDAFKGQVFALSTHPYGCRVIQRILEHCLPEQTLPILEELHQHTEQLVQDQYGNYVIQHVLEHGRAEDKSKIVAEIRGNVLGLSQHKFASNVVEKCVTHASRAERAVLIDEVCSLTEGPHSALYTMMKDQYANYVVQKMIDVAEPSQRKIVMHKIRPHISTLRKYTYGKHILAKLEKYYMKNGVDLGPLCGPPNGIM
- the pum1 gene encoding pumilio homolog 1 isoform X2 codes for the protein MSSVCVLKRKAVLWQDSFSPHLRTTSPSMPVVLSSGGHAPQVGQTPQAPPPSQQGVAGAGRSQDDAMVDYFFQRQHGEQPGKHRWPTGDNIHDSQVRSMDELNHDFQALALEGRAMGEQLLTGKKFWETDDSGKDGPKGIFLDQWRDSAWGASDHSVSQPIMVSRRPGQGFHGGGEVGVGSVMSPRSESGGLGVSMVEYVLSSSPAEKLDSCLRKGPYGQRDGEVEEEKREKPKAVFEGDKLKELGEGDGDVISDVINPNGLPAQNGLDVDVKDFGRNQGNMPAPGPEGDLLGGPGALGGDGMAQMGGGGGQKPPDDFSGVEQGGVSMDQMESVMEPLQFDYNSQMPMDSAPTVGLFDYTNQQQVCPGQLLFQRPNALAVQQLTAAQQQQYALAAAQQSHIGLAPAFVPNPYIISAAPPGTDPYAAGLAAAATLVFSAGPAVMPPQYYGVTPWGVYPANLFQQQAAAANNSANQQAAGQAQQNQQQVMRGGGNQRPLTPSQGQQGQQNDQLVAAAAVNSALAFGQGLAAGVPGYPVLAPAAYYDQTGALVVNTGARSGPVRLMTPASVIISPSAAQAVAAAAASANGPNGGLGGGANGPFRGMTSQQPQQQGGGALGGSSFYGSSSLSSSSQSSSLFSQGSAQPGPGSASLGFGQAGSSSLGPSLGATLGGFGTAVANSSGGSGSRRDSLTGSSDLYKRTPSSLTPIGHGGFYNGALGFSSSPGPVGMPLPNQGPSHSLTPPPSLSNHSSSSNLNLGGLTNGSGRFISAAPGAEAKYRSASSGSSLFSPSSQLFPSSRLRYGMSDVMPSGRSRLLEDFRNNRYPNLQLREIAGHIMEFSQDQHGSRFIQLKLERASSAERQLVFSEILQAAYQLMVDVFGNYVIQKFFEFGSLDQKLALAERIRGHVLSLALQMYGCRVIQKALEFIPSDQQVISEMVRELDGHVLKCVKDQNGNHVVQKCIECVQPHALHFIIDAFKGQVFALSTHPYGCRVIQRILEHCLPEQTLPILEELHQHTEQLVQDQYGNYVIQHVLEHGRAEDKSKIVAEIRGNVLGLSQHKFASNVVEKCVTHASRAERAVLIDEVCSLTEGPHSALYTMMKDQYANYVVQKMIDVAEPSQRKIVMHKIRPHISTLRKYTYGKHILAKLEKYYMKNGVDLGPLCGPPNGIM